The following coding sequences lie in one Silvanigrella aquatica genomic window:
- the ubiG gene encoding bifunctional 2-polyprenyl-6-hydroxyphenol methylase/3-demethylubiquinol 3-O-methyltransferase UbiG, with the protein MFQKEAINNDLYRDLGEKWYYGNDYIGLLRSESKTRNPWILNQIQNQFQKSVELLDIGCGGGLLTNDFAKQNFNITGVDIHDEVLQIAKNYDPNKKVKYIKANALSLPFENESFDVVCALDFLEHVDNFHLALSEGVRVLKKNGLFFFHTFNRNILSWIFVIKGMEWFVKRTPKNLHVFHLFIKPEELINCFSDLGCQKIELHGLNPKIFSRSFFKLIRYGVVDKDFKFEISSSLKMGYIGYVKKL; encoded by the coding sequence ATGTTTCAAAAAGAAGCCATAAATAATGATCTTTATAGGGATTTAGGAGAGAAATGGTATTATGGAAATGACTATATTGGATTGTTAAGAAGTGAATCAAAAACGCGAAATCCTTGGATTTTAAATCAAATTCAAAATCAATTTCAGAAAAGTGTTGAGTTACTTGATATCGGATGCGGTGGTGGACTGTTGACAAATGATTTTGCAAAGCAAAATTTTAATATTACGGGTGTTGATATTCATGACGAAGTTCTACAAATCGCAAAAAATTATGACCCCAATAAAAAAGTAAAGTATATTAAGGCCAATGCGTTAAGTTTGCCATTTGAAAATGAGAGCTTTGATGTGGTCTGTGCTCTTGATTTTTTAGAACATGTTGACAATTTTCATTTAGCTTTATCAGAAGGTGTTCGTGTATTAAAGAAAAATGGTTTATTTTTTTTCCACACATTTAATAGAAACATTTTATCGTGGATTTTTGTAATTAAAGGCATGGAATGGTTTGTAAAACGCACACCTAAAAACCTGCATGTATTTCATTTGTTCATTAAGCCTGAGGAACTGATAAATTGTTTTTCGGATTTAGGTTGTCAAAAAATAGAGTTGCATGGGCTTAATCCAAAAATATTTTCTAGATCATTTTTTAAATTAATTCGCTATGGAGTTGTCGACAAAGACTTTAAATTTGAAATCAGTTCATCACTAAAAATGGGATACATTGGTTATGTTAAAAAATTATAA